One Salvelinus sp. IW2-2015 linkage group LG4q.2, ASM291031v2, whole genome shotgun sequence DNA window includes the following coding sequences:
- the LOC111963241 gene encoding bcl-2-modifying factor-like codes for MDDEEDDVFVPDSSHCWRTAFREIKYEDRGTQTPSPALALPNDMLPCGVDQEPRPLFYGNAGFRLHFPARFEQVGDQGPQEQHQGERGRMERLQQQPHQPAQSMEVCIGQKLQLIGDQFYQEHLQLYHRNQRNMRPLWWRLASALLTLLFEQEAIAGRGRAGWR; via the exons atggatgatgaggaggatgatgtgtttgtgccagacTCCTCCCACTGCTGGCGCACAGCCTTCAGGGAAATAAAGTACGAGGACAGAGGCACCCAGACACCCAGCCCTGCCCTGGCACTGCCCAACGACATGCTGCCCTGTGGGGTGGACCAGGAGCCCAGACCACTCTTCTACG GCAACGCAGGCTTTCGATTGCACTTTCCAGCGCGGTTTGAGCAGGTTGGAGACCAGGGGCCTCAGGAGCAGCatcagggggagagagggaggatggaacGGCTTCAACAGCAGCCTCACCAGCCAGCACAAAGCATGGAGGTCTGCATTGGACAGAAACTCCAACTCATCGGAGACCAGTTCTACCAAGAACACCTTCAACTG TATCACCGAAACCAAAGGAATATGAGGCCCTTGTGGTGGCGCCTGGCCTCAGCTCTGCTCACCCTGCTGTTTGAGCAGGAGGCCATCGCTGGAAGGGGGAGAGCAGGGTGGAGGTGA